A single Bacteroidales bacterium DNA region contains:
- a CDS encoding Rrf2 family transcriptional regulator: MLSNTSKYAIRAMIYLAIGKEDSKTGLRKIADELDIPGPFLAKILQTLAKHKLLLSAKGPNGGFTLAKDPHKISLYEIVTVMDGSDMFNKCLISLRTCNEENVPCPIHKKYEGIRNEFKELFQNQNLGDLSNDIKAQEQIYAL; the protein is encoded by the coding sequence ATGTTATCCAATACAAGCAAATATGCTATCAGGGCGATGATTTATCTTGCCATCGGCAAAGAGGACTCAAAAACCGGATTAAGGAAAATCGCTGATGAACTCGATATTCCGGGACCCTTTTTGGCCAAAATTTTACAGACGCTTGCAAAACATAAGTTGTTATTATCTGCCAAAGGTCCGAATGGTGGCTTTACCCTGGCAAAGGATCCTCATAAAATTTCACTCTATGAGATTGTCACTGTCATGGATGGCAGTGATATGTTCAATAAATGCCTGATTTCCCTTCGTACTTGCAATGAAGAAAATGTTCCCTGTCCTATTCATAAAAAATATGAGGGGATCCGGAATGAATTTAAGGAACTGTTTCAGAATCAAAATTTAGGTGACCTGTCAAATGACATCAAGGCGCAGGAACAAATCTACGCCCTATAG
- a CDS encoding VanZ family protein has product MYTFPFVPFRYSKTATVGMLIIILCLIPSSEFAKLGVRITFGDVIVHFFMFLGFSSALFFDMSSRRKNVKKLRIISLTFLLSIGLGITTELLQHFITSLHRTGSIVDLMFDVLGTLAGIGFMSTIGRRFVPAP; this is encoded by the coding sequence ATGTACACTTTTCCATTCGTTCCTTTCCGCTATAGTAAAACAGCAACCGTAGGCATGCTTATTATCATTCTGTGCCTTATTCCCTCATCAGAATTCGCTAAACTGGGAGTCAGGATAACATTCGGTGATGTTATCGTTCATTTCTTTATGTTCCTTGGATTCTCCTCTGCATTGTTTTTTGATATGTCTTCCAGGAGGAAAAATGTTAAAAAGCTTCGGATTATCAGCCTGACTTTTTTGTTAAGTATAGGACTGGGTATCACAACCGAACTTCTTCAGCATTTTATAACATCACTTCACCGTACAGGCAGTATTGTTGATTTAATGTTTGATGTTCTCGGAACTCTGGCGGGTATTGGCTTTATGTCAACTATAGGGCGTAGATTTGTTCCTGCGCCTTGA
- the dnaG gene encoding DNA primase — protein MIDKATIDRIFNAADIVEVIGEFVSLKKAGQNFRGLSPFKNEKTPSFFVSPSKGIFKCFSTGKGGNVVTFLMENDKLTYPEALKYLAKKYNIEIVEKEESIEEIQLKNERESLLAINEFACKYFAETLHTAEGKAIGLSYFTERGFREDTIRKFQLGYSRDERNAFTRKAIEASFKLEFLVKTGLSIEKDNRSYDRFHGRVMFPIHGLTGQVLGFGGRVMKTDEKTAKYINSPESEIYHKSDILYGLYFARQAILKSDKCYLVEGYTDVISMHQAGIENVVASSGTSLTQNQIRLVKRFTHNITVLYDGDEAGIKASLRGIDLLLEEGLNVRVVLLPFGEDPDSFARKNNAAGFTDFITTNETDFISFKTNLLRKDAEKDPLKKASLITEIVRTISVIPESIVRSVYIRECSKLLDVEEKILYTETARLRKNRFDQKTKQTDFRELPATIDTTVLKSQPEALKYPAEKEVLRLMLLYAGEEIELTPDKPVRVADYLITEIQQDELEFHHPVYNVIYTEMLSMKEKNENISDQHFIKHPDEVVSKSVIDMITSAYDLSKIWKRYENFFETEEMRLKEIVPEALMAFKNEKVMKMIHETEEELNHAQNQHNDERIQSLMVKFMVLNNLKINLSRDLGDRIIVN, from the coding sequence ATGATCGATAAAGCTACAATCGACAGGATATTTAATGCCGCCGATATTGTCGAGGTTATCGGTGAATTTGTCAGCCTTAAAAAAGCAGGTCAAAATTTCAGGGGACTGAGCCCGTTTAAGAATGAAAAAACACCCTCGTTTTTTGTTAGCCCTTCAAAAGGTATATTTAAGTGCTTCAGTACAGGTAAAGGAGGTAACGTAGTTACTTTTCTGATGGAAAATGACAAGCTTACCTACCCCGAAGCGCTGAAATACCTGGCAAAAAAGTACAACATTGAAATTGTTGAAAAAGAAGAGAGCATTGAGGAAATTCAATTAAAAAATGAAAGGGAAAGCCTTCTTGCCATTAATGAATTTGCATGTAAGTACTTTGCTGAAACTTTACATACGGCTGAAGGGAAAGCTATCGGACTAAGTTATTTTACTGAAAGGGGTTTTCGTGAAGATACCATTCGCAAGTTTCAGCTCGGCTATTCAAGAGACGAAAGAAATGCATTCACACGAAAGGCGATCGAAGCGTCTTTTAAATTGGAATTCCTTGTAAAAACGGGGCTCAGTATTGAAAAAGATAATCGAAGCTATGACCGGTTTCACGGAAGGGTAATGTTTCCCATTCATGGGCTGACCGGACAGGTGCTTGGCTTTGGCGGCCGCGTAATGAAAACCGATGAAAAGACGGCCAAGTATATCAACTCACCGGAATCAGAAATCTATCATAAAAGTGATATTCTATATGGCCTTTATTTTGCCAGGCAGGCCATCCTGAAAAGCGATAAGTGCTATCTTGTTGAAGGATATACCGATGTAATCTCCATGCACCAGGCTGGTATTGAAAATGTGGTAGCTTCATCCGGAACCTCTTTGACACAGAACCAGATCAGGCTGGTAAAAAGATTCACACATAATATTACCGTTTTATATGATGGAGATGAAGCCGGAATAAAAGCATCGCTCAGAGGAATTGACCTTTTGCTTGAAGAAGGCCTGAATGTGAGGGTGGTTTTGCTTCCCTTCGGAGAAGACCCTGACTCCTTTGCCCGAAAAAACAATGCTGCCGGCTTTACGGATTTTATTACAACCAATGAGACGGATTTTATTTCATTTAAGACCAACCTGCTCAGGAAAGATGCCGAAAAGGATCCGCTTAAAAAGGCAAGCCTTATTACCGAAATTGTCCGCACTATCTCTGTCATACCTGAAAGTATTGTGCGTTCGGTTTATATCAGGGAATGCAGTAAACTTTTAGATGTCGAAGAAAAAATTCTGTATACTGAAACCGCCCGCCTAAGAAAAAATCGGTTTGATCAAAAAACAAAACAGACTGATTTCAGGGAATTGCCAGCTACAATTGATACTACTGTTCTAAAAAGTCAGCCGGAGGCTTTGAAATACCCGGCTGAAAAAGAAGTTCTGCGTTTGATGCTACTTTATGCCGGTGAAGAAATTGAACTTACACCCGACAAGCCTGTTAGAGTGGCTGATTACCTGATAACTGAGATTCAACAGGATGAACTTGAATTTCATCATCCTGTATACAATGTGATTTATACTGAAATGCTTTCGATGAAAGAAAAAAATGAAAACATTAGCGACCAGCATTTCATAAAACATCCTGATGAAGTTGTGTCAAAATCAGTCATCGATATGATAACTTCTGCGTATGATCTGAGTAAAATCTGGAAACGCTATGAAAATTTCTTTGAAACCGAAGAAATGCGCTTAAAAGAGATCGTACCCGAAGCACTGATGGCTTTTAAAAATGAAAAGGTCATGAAAATGATTCATGAAACCGAAGAAGAATTAAATCATGCTCAGAATCAGCATAATGATGAGAGAATTCAATCGCTGATGGTTAAATTTATGGTTTTAAATAATCTGAAAATCAATTTGTCGCGTGACCTGGGCGACCGCATAATTGTTAACTGA
- a CDS encoding LuxR C-terminal-related transcriptional regulator, whose translation MEAIPVIIADRSQLVRMGLTGILYQTGFTINIREVYDPLKLNALLLKEKDFLLIGGKGFLAGCPDELKSTLNNRSKRFLFIYINDIPQSINDVVFDEIIEYADNEKILYHKLERTLQKLVKPHFSLRTNEDISQREKEVLRLVALGMTNREIADRLYISAHTVITHRKNITAKLGIKTIAGLTVYAVINKLISAEEL comes from the coding sequence ATGGAAGCCATTCCGGTTATAATAGCTGATCGATCACAGCTGGTCAGAATGGGTCTTACCGGTATACTCTATCAAACAGGGTTTACAATAAACATACGTGAAGTTTACGATCCGCTCAAACTGAATGCGCTTTTACTGAAAGAAAAGGATTTTCTTCTTATTGGGGGAAAGGGATTTCTCGCCGGCTGCCCTGACGAACTGAAAAGCACATTAAACAACCGGTCAAAACGGTTCCTGTTTATATATATCAATGATATTCCGCAATCCATTAATGATGTGGTGTTTGATGAAATAATTGAATACGCCGATAATGAAAAAATTCTTTATCATAAATTGGAAAGGACGCTGCAGAAGCTTGTGAAGCCGCATTTTTCATTAAGGACAAATGAGGATATCAGCCAACGGGAAAAGGAAGTGCTTCGACTGGTGGCATTGGGAATGACGAACAGGGAAATTGCTGACAGGCTCTATATAAGCGCACACACTGTAATTACACACAGGAAAAATATTACTGCAAAGCTTGGCATTAAAACCATTGCGGGTCTCACTGTTTATGCGGTCATTAACAAACTGATAAGTGCTGAAGAATTATGA
- a CDS encoding hemerythrin domain-containing protein — translation MQIQANMKMAEIVHLNYHLLQIISRFGIKLGFGDKTIRQVCQDYNINVDFFLELIRTYHFPNYFPEKHLQQFPAGMIVDYLRKSHQYYMKVKVPEIAFLLNKLVAAQNAVPSESLKLIDRFFDGYKTELEHHILREEEKVYPYVFDIEKAFLSKKPGKEIVEQIRKYSIGQYEIEHENVEDKLLDLKNLLIKYISIPAESDLCQIILFELFRLERDLRDHARLEDKILVPKISGMEKWILDHYKS, via the coding sequence ATGCAGATTCAGGCTAATATGAAAATGGCAGAAATCGTTCATTTGAACTACCATCTGCTTCAAATCATTTCCCGGTTTGGCATTAAGCTTGGATTTGGAGACAAAACAATCAGGCAGGTTTGCCAGGATTACAACATAAATGTCGATTTTTTTCTTGAACTGATAAGAACCTACCATTTCCCGAATTATTTTCCTGAAAAACATTTACAACAGTTTCCGGCAGGAATGATTGTCGATTACCTCAGGAAATCGCATCAATATTATATGAAGGTTAAAGTGCCTGAAATAGCGTTCCTGCTTAACAAACTAGTAGCCGCACAAAATGCGGTACCATCAGAATCATTGAAACTGATCGACCGCTTTTTCGACGGATACAAAACCGAATTGGAACACCATATTTTACGCGAAGAGGAAAAAGTTTATCCTTATGTTTTTGATATTGAAAAAGCATTCCTAAGCAAAAAGCCGGGTAAAGAAATCGTGGAGCAAATAAGAAAGTACAGCATCGGCCAATATGAGATTGAGCATGAAAATGTGGAAGACAAGTTGCTCGATCTTAAGAATCTTTTAATCAAATACATATCCATTCCTGCTGAATCCGATCTGTGCCAGATTATTCTTTTTGAATTATTCAGGCTCGAAAGAGATCTCAGGGATCATGCCCGCCTTGAGGATAAAATCCTGGTTCCGAAAATCAGTGGTATGGAAAAGTGGATCCTTGATCATTATAAGTCCTGA
- a CDS encoding adenine phosphoribosyltransferase: protein MDSSVLAGIRESIRNVPDFPIKGIQFKDITTAIKHPVIFNHITDILAEHYSGKGITKVVAIESRGFIIGGALAYKLNAGFVPVRKPGKLPAVTYSVTYDLEYGKDSLQMHQDALHPDDIVLLHDDLLATGGTALATLNLIRKFNVKKAYVCFIAELDFLKGRNRLSPPYEVFSLAHFNE, encoded by the coding sequence ATGGACAGCTCAGTTCTTGCCGGTATTCGCGAATCCATTCGCAATGTTCCTGATTTTCCGATTAAAGGCATACAATTCAAAGATATAACAACAGCCATTAAACATCCGGTAATCTTCAATCATATTACCGATATCCTTGCAGAACATTACTCGGGAAAAGGAATTACCAAGGTGGTGGCCATAGAATCAAGAGGTTTCATCATTGGCGGTGCTCTCGCGTATAAACTGAATGCAGGTTTTGTACCTGTGAGAAAACCCGGAAAGCTTCCTGCTGTTACTTATTCTGTAACTTATGATCTCGAATATGGAAAAGATTCTTTGCAGATGCACCAGGATGCTTTACACCCGGATGACATCGTCCTGCTTCATGATGATTTACTCGCCACCGGTGGAACGGCTTTGGCAACTCTCAATCTTATCCGGAAATTCAATGTAAAAAAGGCTTATGTTTGCTTTATAGCTGAACTGGATTTCCTGAAAGGAAGAAACCGCCTTTCACCTCCCTATGAGGTTTTTTCATTGGCACATTTCAACGAGTAA
- a CDS encoding cytidylate kinase-like family protein: MNIDLLKYVSDRLHDEGGKGKEPGPVITISREYGCPAKIIAGRLAEELTRKLFVKGREGKWRFITKEIMAESAKALEIEPEKIRHVFQYEQKGMVDEIISAQFNKYYKSERKILNTVAKVIRNMAGEGNVIIVGRGGVAITHDIPRSLHILLEAPLDWRALRVAENYKLTFEEAKKSALEVDKKRKEFREYFQGKDTDYTRFDLSINCMAFSIEEIVHIILKVAEIRKLV, translated from the coding sequence ATGAATATTGATTTATTGAAGTATGTTTCTGACCGCCTACATGATGAAGGCGGAAAAGGAAAAGAACCGGGACCTGTCATTACAATTTCAAGGGAATACGGATGTCCTGCAAAAATAATCGCCGGACGTTTAGCGGAAGAGCTTACCCGCAAACTCTTTGTGAAAGGAAGGGAAGGCAAATGGCGATTTATTACAAAGGAAATTATGGCCGAATCTGCCAAAGCCCTTGAGATTGAACCTGAAAAAATAAGGCATGTATTTCAATACGAGCAGAAAGGAATGGTTGATGAAATTATTTCTGCCCAGTTTAATAAATACTATAAAAGCGAACGAAAAATCCTGAACACGGTGGCCAAAGTCATCCGGAATATGGCCGGCGAAGGAAATGTAATTATTGTCGGAAGAGGTGGCGTCGCCATTACTCACGATATACCCCGGTCACTTCATATTTTGCTTGAAGCCCCGCTCGACTGGCGGGCCCTGAGGGTTGCGGAAAACTATAAATTAACCTTTGAGGAAGCTAAGAAATCAGCACTCGAGGTGGATAAAAAAAGAAAAGAATTCAGGGAATATTTCCAGGGTAAAGACACAGATTATACCCGGTTCGATCTGAGCATCAATTGCATGGCATTTTCAATTGAAGAAATCGTACACATTATACTTAAAGTGGCAGAGATCAGAAAATTAGTCTGA
- a CDS encoding DUF2461 domain-containing protein → MISPATFQFLKELKTNNNKEWFDANRSSYAGIKKELESFIETIIAEIALFDKQSAQTDAKSCIFRINRDIRFSNDKMPYKTNLGAFIARGGRKSAFAGYYIHIEPGSCFLSGGIYMPSAPVLKAIRTEIAENFDEFKRIIKNPSFVKHFGNDLWGEKLKSAPRGFSADFEGIDYLKYKHYTVLKDEPDSMYTKAAFINEARDVFRSLSDFNRFLNAAVENAE, encoded by the coding sequence ATGATTTCACCAGCAACATTTCAATTTTTAAAAGAACTTAAAACCAATAACAACAAAGAATGGTTTGATGCCAACAGGTCAAGTTACGCTGGTATTAAGAAAGAATTGGAATCGTTTATCGAAACAATAATTGCCGAAATCGCGCTGTTCGATAAACAGTCTGCACAAACAGATGCGAAGTCGTGTATTTTCAGAATTAACAGGGATATCCGGTTTTCAAACGACAAAATGCCCTATAAAACAAATCTTGGGGCTTTTATCGCCCGGGGTGGCAGAAAAAGCGCTTTTGCCGGGTATTATATTCATATTGAACCCGGTTCCTGTTTTCTATCGGGCGGCATTTATATGCCATCAGCACCGGTATTAAAAGCAATCCGAACAGAAATAGCCGAAAACTTTGACGAATTTAAACGAATAATTAAAAATCCCTCTTTTGTAAAGCATTTTGGCAACGATCTGTGGGGTGAAAAACTTAAATCGGCTCCAAGAGGATTCTCTGCTGATTTCGAAGGTATTGACTACCTGAAATATAAGCATTACACTGTTTTAAAGGATGAACCGGATTCCATGTATACAAAAGCAGCGTTTATTAATGAAGCAAGGGATGTATTCCGGTCCCTGTCCGACTTTAATCGTTTTTTGAATGCGGCTGTCGAAAATGCGGAATGA
- a CDS encoding 2-C-methyl-D-erythritol 4-phosphate cytidylyltransferase, producing MEKSVIIVAGGSGSRMNSEIPKQFMKLAGKPVLMHTIERFNEYLPGIRIRVVLPGEHIQLWKELCSEYHFTIRHDIGSGGETRFHSVQRNLSDVTENSLVAIHDGVRPLVSLATIERCFATASIHGNAVPCIEIPETMRKTENTGTRQVDRGLYRLIQTPQVFAGNILMEGYRQTYNKQFTDDAGVIEKIGHTIQLVEGNPENIKITFAKDLVVAEAFLRSMRQG from the coding sequence GTGGAGAAATCAGTCATTATAGTGGCAGGTGGTTCAGGATCACGGATGAATTCAGAAATTCCCAAGCAATTTATGAAACTTGCAGGGAAACCGGTACTGATGCATACCATAGAACGGTTTAACGAATATCTGCCAGGCATCCGGATAAGGGTAGTATTACCCGGAGAACATATTCAATTGTGGAAAGAGCTATGTAGTGAATATCATTTCACCATCAGGCATGATATCGGTTCTGGGGGCGAAACCAGGTTTCACTCGGTTCAGCGTAACCTTTCGGATGTGACTGAGAACTCTTTAGTAGCTATACATGATGGAGTGAGGCCGCTTGTAAGCCTTGCAACGATTGAGCGGTGTTTTGCCACTGCCTCAATTCACGGAAATGCAGTACCCTGCATTGAAATACCGGAAACAATGAGGAAAACTGAGAATACCGGAACCCGGCAGGTGGACCGGGGCCTTTACCGGTTAATTCAAACTCCGCAGGTATTTGCCGGAAATATTCTGATGGAAGGTTACAGGCAGACTTATAATAAACAATTCACGGATGATGCCGGTGTAATTGAAAAAATCGGTCACACTATTCAATTGGTTGAAGGTAATCCTGAGAACATAAAAATAACTTTTGCCAAGGATCTTGTAGTGGCTGAAGCATTTCTCAGGTCAATGCGTCAGGGCTGA
- a CDS encoding head GIN domain-containing protein: MLRKLFVFFAIVSTALTTLAQNPVIRNLSPFTKIEAGDRIIVRLVKSDKESAAIQVQGIDASAVKTDVKDGVLQLSVYGEPFTKKKVMVTVNFKTLTSITSTGGADISTTGLFKAPELNVDLKSGGMLYIDADLGKLTGKLVEGSLLTAEGYADNMDISVSTTATLSAFELECEKVTVRAGTGGKAKINVESELNAEATSKGYISYKGNPQKINKNAQSGGTITSAQP, translated from the coding sequence ATGCTACGCAAACTGTTCGTTTTTTTTGCAATTGTTTCAACTGCCTTAACAACTTTAGCGCAGAATCCCGTAATCCGTAATCTTTCTCCTTTCACTAAAATTGAGGCAGGCGACAGAATCATTGTCCGCCTTGTTAAATCCGATAAAGAATCAGCCGCCATCCAGGTTCAGGGAATTGATGCTTCTGCTGTTAAAACGGATGTGAAAGACGGCGTGCTTCAGTTAAGCGTTTATGGCGAACCTTTTACTAAGAAAAAAGTAATGGTAACCGTAAATTTTAAAACTCTTACTTCGATTACATCTACAGGCGGTGCCGATATTTCAACAACTGGCCTATTCAAAGCCCCTGAATTGAATGTTGATCTTAAAAGCGGTGGCATGCTTTACATTGATGCCGATCTTGGCAAGCTCACCGGAAAACTGGTTGAAGGCTCACTGCTTACTGCAGAAGGGTATGCCGATAATATGGATATCTCCGTTTCAACAACTGCAACCTTATCTGCATTTGAACTCGAATGTGAAAAAGTTACAGTAAGAGCAGGTACAGGCGGAAAAGCAAAGATTAATGTCGAATCGGAACTGAATGCCGAGGCAACTTCAAAAGGCTATATTTCATATAAGGGAAATCCGCAGAAAATAAATAAAAATGCCCAGTCGGGCGGAACAATTACATCTGCTCAGCCCTGA
- a CDS encoding response regulator transcription factor — MKKLKVLIVDDNPHFVNALKFMLLDYFEDRIESISTAVDGQDCLTQLKSKVCDFVFMDINMPNMNGIEATRQATILYRNLIVIAVSFHSEMKYVVQMIEAGARSYIIKDEISRESLEKALAIEYTF; from the coding sequence ATGAAAAAACTAAAAGTATTGATTGTTGATGATAATCCTCATTTTGTCAATGCTCTTAAATTCATGTTACTGGATTATTTTGAGGATCGGATTGAATCCATTTCCACCGCTGTTGACGGGCAAGATTGCCTGACGCAACTCAAAAGCAAAGTTTGTGATTTCGTTTTCATGGATATTAATATGCCTAACATGAATGGCATTGAGGCCACACGCCAGGCAACCATTCTATACAGAAATCTCATTGTGATCGCGGTTTCATTTCATTCAGAAATGAAGTATGTGGTTCAGATGATTGAAGCCGGAGCCCGAAGCTATATTATTAAGGATGAAATCAGCCGGGAATCACTTGAAAAAGCCCTGGCTATAGAATATACTTTCTGA